From the Xiphophorus maculatus strain JP 163 A chromosome 20, X_maculatus-5.0-male, whole genome shotgun sequence genome, one window contains:
- the LOC102225367 gene encoding uncharacterized protein LOC102225367 — MEEAYGELYQQFLRLRSLCLRQAALLHQLTTALQKQQGVSVPEVEVSDLISIPVQCSHEVPAFLYEKPQPLTSAGPDPTPPHGAEHASRNVGCAAGVLAEGMSKLSVNMPCQRKQDVKTEMLNPFMFNTEFSKYHADPPSRSKPSEQNGPGERRAPCTAMMPMTDGGLLNLSGGAMMSDVAMHSHVCDFCQAVFPGDSTTRGEFLRHLHTHVT, encoded by the exons ATGGAGGAAGCGTACGGTGAACTTTACCAGCAGTTTCTTCGCCTCAGGTCATTGTGCCTCAGACAGGCAGCTCTGCTTCACCAGCTGACAACAGCCCTGCAGAAACAACAAG ggGTCTCTGTTCCAGAAGTAGAAGTGAGCGATCTGATTTCTATCCCGGTCCAGTGTTCCCATGAGGTCCCTGCGTTTCTGTACGAAAAGCCTCAACCACTGACATCTGCAGGACCAGACCCCACGCCGCCACACGGGGCTGAGCACGCTTCCAGAAATGTTGGCTGTGCTGCTGGTGTCCTTGCTGAAGGAATGTCGAAGCTCAGCGTGAACATGCCTTGTCAGAGGAAGCAGGACGTGAAGACGGAGATGCTGAACCCGTTCATGTTCAATACGGAGTTCTCGAAATACCACGCAGATCCTCCCAGTAGGTCAAAGCCTTCAGAACAAAATGGCCCTGGTGAACGCAGAGCTCCATGCACAGCAATG ATGCCGATGACTGATGGAGGCCTCCTGAACCTGTCTGGAGGAGCCATGATGTCTGACGTGGCCATGCACTCGCATGTTTGTGACTTCTGCCAAGCAGTTTTTCCCGGAGACTCGACCACACGAGGAGAGTTCCTGCGTCACCTTCACACCCATGTCACATAG